In Grus americana isolate bGruAme1 chromosome 4, bGruAme1.mat, whole genome shotgun sequence, one genomic interval encodes:
- the LOC129205998 gene encoding estradiol 17-beta-dehydrogenase 11-like translates to MNPFLDLLLFLATLIYSYLEAFVKLFVPVKRKSVSGELVLITGAGHGVGRVTAFEFAKRQSRLVLWDINKHGVEDTAAECERLGATVQAFVVDCSKREEIYSAAEKVKKDIGDVSILVNNAGVITAADLLSTQDHQIERMFDVNILAHMWTTRAFLPTMMKNNHGHIVTVASAAGHFVTSFMVAYCSSKFAAVGFHKALTEELSTLGKDGIKTTCLCPVFINTGFVKNPSTRLGKILEIEEVVDALMEGILTNQKMIFVPSNQRVALLLERLFPERALNVLKKLTDVKFDAVVGQRSTQ, encoded by the exons ATGAATCCGTTTCTAGATCTTCTCTTGTTTTTGGCTACGCTCATCTACTCCTACTTAGAGGCTTTTGTGAAGCTTTTTGTCCCCGTGAAGAGAAAGTCTGTCAGTGGAGAGCTTGTCCTCATCACGGGTGCTGGCCACGGCGTAGGGAGAGTGACTGCCTTCGAGTTTGCCAAGCGTCAAAGCAGACTGGTTCTGTGGGACATCAACAAG CACGGTGTTGAGGACACAGCAGCAGAATGCGAAAGGCTGGGAGCCACTGTTCAAGCCTTCGTGGTGGACTGCAGCAAAAGGGAGGAAATCtacagcgctgcagagaag GTGAAAAAGGACATTGGGGATGTCTCCATCCTGGTGAATAACGCTGGTGTGATTACAGCTGCCGACCTGCTCTCAACTCAGGACCACCAGATTGAAAGAATGTTTGATGTCAACATTCTTGCTCACATGTGG ACCACAAGAGCTTTTCTGCCAACCATGATGAAAAACAACCACGGTCACATTGTCACAGTGGCTTCAGCAGCAGGTCATTTTGTGACTTCTTTCATGGTGGCTTATTG TTCAAGCAAGTTTGCTGCTGTTGGATTTCATAAAGCTCTGACAGAGGAGCTGTCTACCCTGGGAAAGGATGGAATAAAAACTACGTGTCTTTGTCCGGTTTTTATAAACACTGGATTTGTCAAAAACCCCAGTACAAG gcttggaaagattttggagATTGAAGAAGTTGTAGATGCCTTGATGGAAGGAATACTGACCAACCAGAAAATGATTTTTGTTCCATCAAATCAACGTGTTGCTTTACTTCTTGAAAG ATTGTTTCCAGAACGTGCCCTGAATGTTCTGAAAAAGCTGACCGATGTCAAGTTTGATGCAGTTGTTGGGCAGAGAAGCActcagtga